A stretch of Candidatus Effluviviaceae Genus I sp. DNA encodes these proteins:
- a CDS encoding GNAT family N-acetyltransferase, whose amino-acid sequence MSDQAHSSLDDLRTKHPEKFAPEEEAFRRIHRGSHIFVGTGCGEPQYLVKALVDYVAAHPVAFFDAEIFHVWTLGVAPYTDAKFRQNFRHNSFFIANNTRDAVNEGLADYSPVSLSQVPDLFRRGLVPIDVALIQTSLPDSHGYMSLGVSVDIVKAAVERATLVIAQVNAFMPRTHGQGFVHVSDVTFLVPHDEPLLEYANVPESDIAQELGRYVARLVQDGDTIQVGYGSLPNAILANLKDKKHLGVHTELFSDGLVDLMKLGVIDNSRKTIHRSKSVATFCMGTRRTYEYIHDNPAVEFRAIDYTNSPKTIAQNANMVAINSALEIDLTGQATADSLGRKFFSGVGGQADFMRGAVLAEGGRTILAMSSTAERGTVSRIVPSLSEGAGVTLNRCDTQYVITEYGIAYLHGKNIRERAMELIAIAHPKFRPWLIEEARKRNIIYRDQAFIPGKRGEYPVELETYRTTKVGVEVFLRPVKISDEPLLKDFFYSLSDDSMYRRFMSHRKDMPHERLQEFTPIDYTRQMVILAIVQENEKEDVVGLGQYGIAESTYTAEVAFVVRDDHQNMGIGHELLSYLTQLAKRAGLLGFTAEVLADNLPMLPLFESMGFDTKKRHEAGVYELRMAFRG is encoded by the coding sequence TGAAGGCCCTCGTCGACTACGTCGCCGCCCATCCGGTCGCGTTCTTCGACGCGGAGATCTTCCACGTCTGGACGCTCGGCGTCGCGCCATACACCGATGCGAAGTTCCGCCAGAACTTCCGGCACAACTCGTTCTTCATCGCCAACAACACGCGCGACGCCGTGAACGAGGGGCTGGCTGACTACAGCCCCGTGTCGCTCTCGCAGGTCCCGGACCTCTTCCGCCGCGGCCTCGTCCCGATCGACGTCGCGCTTATCCAGACGTCGCTCCCCGACTCACACGGCTACATGAGCCTCGGCGTGAGCGTGGATATCGTGAAGGCGGCCGTCGAGCGCGCCACGCTCGTCATCGCGCAGGTCAACGCCTTCATGCCGAGGACCCACGGCCAGGGGTTCGTGCACGTCAGCGACGTGACGTTCCTGGTCCCGCACGACGAGCCGCTCCTCGAGTACGCGAACGTGCCCGAAAGCGACATCGCGCAGGAGCTCGGCCGGTACGTCGCCCGCCTCGTCCAGGACGGCGACACCATCCAGGTCGGCTACGGGAGCCTGCCCAACGCCATTCTCGCCAACCTGAAGGACAAGAAGCACCTCGGGGTGCACACGGAGCTCTTCTCCGACGGCCTCGTGGACCTCATGAAGCTCGGCGTCATCGACAACTCCCGGAAGACGATCCACCGGAGCAAGTCCGTCGCGACGTTCTGCATGGGAACCCGGCGCACCTACGAGTACATCCACGACAACCCCGCCGTCGAGTTCCGCGCGATCGACTACACCAACAGCCCGAAGACCATAGCGCAGAACGCGAACATGGTCGCCATCAACAGCGCGCTCGAGATCGACCTCACCGGGCAGGCCACCGCGGACTCGCTCGGGAGGAAGTTCTTCAGCGGCGTCGGCGGGCAGGCCGACTTCATGCGCGGGGCCGTCCTCGCCGAGGGCGGGAGGACGATCCTCGCGATGAGCTCGACGGCCGAGCGGGGAACGGTCTCGCGCATCGTCCCGTCCCTGAGCGAGGGCGCGGGGGTGACGCTGAACAGGTGCGACACGCAGTACGTGATCACGGAGTACGGGATCGCCTACCTGCACGGCAAGAACATCCGCGAGCGGGCCATGGAGCTCATCGCCATCGCCCACCCGAAGTTCAGGCCGTGGCTCATCGAAGAGGCGCGCAAGCGGAACATCATCTACAGGGACCAGGCGTTCATCCCCGGCAAGCGAGGCGAGTACCCCGTCGAGCTCGAGACCTACCGCACCACGAAGGTGGGCGTCGAGGTGTTCCTCAGGCCCGTGAAGATCAGCGACGAACCGCTCCTCAAGGACTTCTTCTACTCGCTCTCGGACGACAGCATGTACAGGCGGTTCATGTCGCATCGCAAGGACATGCCGCACGAACGGCTGCAGGAGTTCACGCCCATCGACTACACGAGGCAGATGGTGATCCTCGCGATCGTGCAGGAGAACGAGAAGGAGGACGTGGTCGGCCTCGGGCAGTACGGGATCGCCGAGAGCACGTACACGGCCGAGGTCGCCTTCGTCGTGAGGGACGACCACCAGAACATGGGCATCGGCCACGAGCTTCTGTCGTACCTCACGCAGCTCGCCAAGAGAGCGGGTCTCCTGGGGTTCACCGCGGAGGTCCTGGCGGACAACCTCCCGATGCTCCCGCTCTTCGAGAGCATGGGGTTCGACACCAAGAAGCGGCACGAGGCCGGCGTCTACGAACTCAGGATGGCCTTCAGGGGATAG